A region from the Benincasa hispida cultivar B227 chromosome 10, ASM972705v1, whole genome shotgun sequence genome encodes:
- the LOC120088228 gene encoding pentatricopeptide repeat-containing protein At4g39952, mitochondrial — MLRLRLSPFHIPFAFSSTFSSLPDPHYLNNCLHFFFSKQNLTFQSLLQFHSTIITTGNSNNVFFATKLMAFYASHRQPVFSTQLFRLIHSKDKFLWNSIIQSHFSNGDYQRAFDFYLQMRASSSLPNQFTVPMVVSTCAELMMLNHGMNIHGLALKLGLFVDNSAIGSSFIYMYSKCGHVESASLMFNEITVKDVVAWTALIVGYVQNNESDRGLKCLFEMHRIGGTPNHKTIGSGFQACVDLDALLEGKCLHGLALKGGFLCFEVIKSTILSLYSRCGSPEEAYRCFHKVDQKDLISWTSIIAVHSKFGLMSKCLHLFWEMQAGEIIPDEIVISCMLMGFGNSDRIFEGKAFHAWILKQCCAMSGITQNALLSMYCKFGLLGTANKIFHSFHKSSEDWNTMILGYSNMGQSEKCIDLLREMHVLGREPDFNSLVSVISSCLQVGAINIGRSVHCYAIKNSIIENVSIANSLMDMYGKSGNLTATWRIFHRTQQRDIISWNTLISSYKQSGNLAEAIILFDKMVKEKVYPNEVTCVIVLSACAHFASLDKGKKIHQYIKENGFETNITVRTALIDMYAKCGELETSRKLFNAMEERDAILWNVMISNYGMHGRVESAMEIFQLMEESNIKPNAQTFLSLLSACNHTGHVVEGRHLFDRMQKYGVKPSLKHYASMVDLLGRSGSLEAAEALVLSMPITPDGTVWGSLLSACKIHNEFEMGVRIARYAIESDPKNDGYYIILSDLYGCLGRWEEVEKVRDMMKKRGVEKRAGWSAL, encoded by the coding sequence ATGCTTAGACTCCGACTGAGCCCATTTCACATACCCTTTGCTTTCTCTTCCACATTCAGTTCACTTCCAGATCCTCACTACCTTAACAATTgtcttcacttttttttttcaaaacaaaatctaaCGTTCCaatctcttcttcaatttcattCCACCATTATCACCACTGGAAACTCGAACAATGTCTTCTTTGCCACAAAGCTCATGGCCTTTTATGCCTCTCATAGGCAACCTGTGTTCTCCACACAATTGTTTCGCTTGATTCATTCTAAGGACAAATTTCTTTGGAATTCCATCATCCAATCCCACTTCTCCAATGGTGATTACCAACGGGCATTTGATTTCTACCTCCAGATGCGAGCCTCGAGTAGCCTGCCAAACCAGTTTACAGTTCCCATGGTAGTTTCCACTTGCGCAGAATTGATGATGCTCAACCATGGCATGAACATTCATGGGTTGGCTTTAAAACTTGGGCTCTTTGTTGATAATTCTGCTATAGGTTCTTCTTTCATATATATGTATTCCAAATGTGGTCACGTAGAAAGTGCATCTCTCATGTTCAATGAAATTACTGTTAAAGATGTGGTTGCTTGGACTGCCCTTATAGTTGGGTATGTTCAAAATAACGAGAGTGATAGAGGTTTGAAATGTTTGTTTGAGATGCATAGGATTGGAGGGACACCAAATCACAAAACAATAGGAAGTGGGTTTCAAGCTTGTGTTGATTTGGATGCTTTATTAGAGGGTAAATGCTTACATGGTTTGGCTTTAAAAGGTGGATTTCTCTGTTTTGAAGTTATTAAATCTACTATTCTCTCTCTGTATTCAAGGTGTGGGTCACCTGAAGAAGCTTATCGTTGCTTTCATAAAGTAGACCAAAAAGACCTCATCTCTTGGACATCAATTATTGCAGTTCACTCTAAATTTGGGTTAATGAGCAAATGTCTACATTTATTTTGGGAGATGCAGGCCGGTGAAATAATCCCAGATGAAATTGTGATCAGTTGTATGCTTATGGGATTTGGTAATTCTGATAGAATCTTTGAAGGAAAAGCCTTCCATGCTTGGATTTTGAAACAGTGTTGTGCAATGAGTGGAATAACCCAAAATGCATTACTCTCCATGTATTGTAAGTTTGGACTCTTAGGTACGGCAAATAAGATCTTCCATAGTTTTCATAAAAGCAGTGAAGATTGGAATACAATGATATTAGGATATAGCAATATGGGGCAGAGTGAAAAGTGCATTGACCTTTTAAGGGAGATGCATGTCTTAGGCAGAGAACCTGATTTTAATAGTTTAGTTTCAGTCATTTCTTCATGTTTGCAAGTTGGAGCTATCAATATTGGTCGGTCCGTTCACTGCTATGCTATTAAAAACTCAATAATTGAAAATGTATCAATAGCTAACTCGCTCATGGACATGTACGGAAAAAGTGGCAATTTAACTGCCACATGGAGGATATTTCATAGGACACAACAAAGGGATATTATCTCATGGAATACGTTGATTTCGTCCTACAAGCAAAGTGGGAATCTTGCTGaagcaattattttatttgataaaatggTTAAAGAAAAGGTCTACCCCAATGAAGTTACTTGTGTAATAGTTCTTTCGGCATGTGCTCATTTTGCATCCTTAGATAAAGGCAAAAAGATCCACCAGTATATAAAGGAAAATGGATTTGAGACCAATATCACTGTTAGAACTGCATTGATTGATATGTATGCAAAATGTGGGGAGCTCGAGACATCAAGAAAATTGTTCAATGCAATGGAAGAAAGAGATGCTATTTTGTGGAATGTCATGATATCAAATTATGGGATGCATGGACGTGTAGAATCTGCAATGGAGATCTTCCAACTAATGGAAGAGTCAAATATTAAACCGAATGCACAAacctttctttctcttctctcaGCTTGTAATCATACAGGGCATGTTGTTGAAGGAAGGCATCTCTTTGATAGAATGCAGAAATATGGTGTCAAGCCTAGTCTGAAGCACTATGCTTCtatggttgatcttcttggcaGATCGGGTAGTCTTGAAGCAGCTGAAGCTTTGGTTTTATCAATGCCCATCACTCCTGATGGCACTGTTTGGGGCTCCTTGTTAAGTGCATGTAAAAttcacaatgaatttgaaatgggGGTAAGGATTGCCAGATATGCAATAGAGTCTGATCCAAAAAATGATGGGTATTATATAATATTGTCTGACCTGTATGGTTGCTTGGGAAGGTGGGAGGAGGTGGAAAAAGTGCGTGATATGATGAAGAAAAGAGGGGTGGAGAAGAGAGCTGGCTGGAGTGCCCTATGA